One segment of Leptodactylus fuscus isolate aLepFus1 chromosome 7, aLepFus1.hap2, whole genome shotgun sequence DNA contains the following:
- the ATP6V1D gene encoding V-type proton ATPase subunit D, translated as MSGKDRIEVFPSRMAQTIMKARLKGAQTGRNLLKKKSDALTMRFRQILKKIIETKMLMGEVMREAAFSLAEAKFTAGDFSTTVIQNVNKAQVKVRAKKDNVAGVTLPVFEHYQEGGDSYELTGLARGGEQLAKLKRNYAKAVELLVELASLQTSFVTLDEAIKITNRRVNAIEHVIIPKIERTLSYIITELDEREREEFYRLKKIQEKKKIIKEKAEKERAKWESSASSSEPANLLAEDRDEDLLFD; from the exons GGCTCAGACCATCATGAAGGCTCGCTTGAAAGGTGCCCAGACCGGGCGCAACCTGCTGAAGAAAAAGTCTGATGCCTTAACCATGCGTTTCCGACAGATCCTTAAGAAGATCATAGAG ACCAAGATGCTGATGGGAGaggtgatgcgggaagccgcgttcTCACTCGCTGAGGCCAAATTCACAGCAGGAGATTTCAG CACAACAGTGATCCAGAATGTGAACAAAGCCCAAGTCAAAGTGAGAGCAAAGAAGGACAATGTAGCAG GTGTGACTTTACCTGTGTTTGAGCATTACCAAGAAGGGGGCGATA GTTATGAATTAACGGGTCTTGCACGAGGTGGAGAACAACTGGCCAAACTGAAGAGGAACTATGCAAAGGCTGTGGAGCTGCTGGTGGAGCTGGCCTCATTGCAG ACTTCATTTGTCACTTTGGATGAAGCCATTAAAATCACAAACCGCCGTGTGAACGCCATAGAACACG TCATTATACCTAAAATTGAGCGTACCCTGTCCTACATCATAACGGAGCTCGATGAGCGCGAGAGAGAAGAGTTCTACAG ATTAAAAAAGATCCAAGAGAAGAAGAAAATCATTAAAGAGAAGGCAGAGAAGGAGCGTGCGAAGTGGGAGAGCTCCGCGAGCAGTAGTGAGCCGGCCAATCTCCTCGCTGAGGATCGTGATGAAGACCTGCTGTTTGACTAG